The sequence below is a genomic window from Acetobacter vaccinii.
TCAGAATGGATGATAAAAACGCCCCGACAACAACCAGCACCCCCAGCAGGGCCACAGGCCCGACCGACAATGTGGCTACGCGCTGGGCTGTCCAGGCATAAAAACCGGACTCAGCAAAGGCCCCGGATACCACCATAAGCCCGAACAGCATGCCAATGGTGCGGTAATCTATAGCCATCCAGGCGGCTTTGGCGCTTATGCTGCCTGCGGCCATCATGGCCAGAGCACCGACAATGGCTGCCCCTGTGCGATCAACCTTGAAGCCGGGCAGCTTGCCAAGGCCCATGGTGATGTAAACCATCAGGAAAAAGAAAAGTGTTGTATCCATGGGCCTCGCCAAACGGTGTTGTGGTTAAAAAAGGCGGGCGTGACAGCCCGCCCTCGACCGCGCCCTTTATACAGGGTCTGTCTTGGCGCTGTGATATTCCTGACGGATTTTTTCAAGGTCAACCATCGGTGCTGGCAGATGCATGTTCATATCTTCCAGCGTTTTTCTGATGATGTTTGAAACAGCCAGATTACGGAACCACTTGTGGTTGGAAGGAATGACATACCACGGGGCATCCTTGGTGGAGCATTTTTCCAGCATGTCCTCAAAGGCTTCAAGATACTGGTCCCACAGGGCGCGTTCCTTATAGTCGGACTCACTGATTTTCCACTGTCGGGCCGGGTCATCCAGCCGCTGGCGGAAGCGCTCAAGCTGCTCCTCGGGGGAAATGTAGAGGAAGAATTTCAGAATGGTCACGTTATGGGCTGTCAACATTTTCTCATAATCGTTGATCAGGTCATAACGTTTTGACCATACCTTCTTCGGTACAAGGTCGTGCACACGCACGACCAGCACATCCTCGTAGTGTGAGCGGTTGAAAACACCGATCTGCCCAAGTCCCGGCGTGTGGGGGTGGATACGCCACAGGAAGTCATGCAGTTTTTCTTCTTCTGTGGGCTGTTTAAAGCCATGAACATACGTGCCCTGTGGGTTCATGGCCTGCATGACATGCCAGCAGATGCCATCCTTGCCCGCGGCATCTATCCCTTGCAGAACAATCAGCAGGGCGTGTTTTTTCTCGCCGTAGAGTTTCTGCTGGAGTTCGCCAAGGTGAATTCTGTTCTTGGCGGTTTCCTGCTCTGCTTCAGTGGAGGACTTGCACGTGCCGGTCGAGGCCGCATCAAGGTGCTTCAGTTTGATACGGCTGCCGGGTTTGACAACCAGAGAATGGCGAAGGTCCATGAGTTTTTCCTTTGTCGGCAATCAGAAGTATCGGGCTGTCAGCTCTGGGCGATGGGGCGTGTCAGGGCGGTACTGTTTTTCTCACGCCGGGTCATGGCGGCGTTGTAGAGCAGTTTCACACCGTCCATGACCACCATCCATACCAGCACATAGGCCCAGACCATGCCAATCAGCGGCCAGGACAGGGCAGGGACCAGAATGCCATAGGCACACAGCAGCACGGCCACAATCTGCGTACCAAGCACTGCCAGCAGCAGTGGTAGGCTGGGGAAGGGGGGGCGGAACAGGGTTGTGCGGGTGCGCACGACAAACAGCAGCAGGTGGCCCCCAGCGGCAAGCTGTAGGAACAGCATGGTTTGCAGGTGGTGCGGGTTGAGGGGAATAATCTGCATAAGGTCTGGGCTATGCATCCAGTAAATACCCAGCAGGATCAGCCCGAAGCTCTGTGCCAAGGCGGCAAGGCCCATAATGGAGGAGAAGGAGATAATCCGGTGCATGTTCCAGCGTACCGGCGTGGCTGCGGTGCGTACGTTGTCGTACGCAATGGTCATGATCGGGATGTCATCCAGCAGGGCCAGCACCACAATCATGATGGCGGTCAGGGGCTGGAAACCAAACACAAGGTAGGACAGAACCACCACGAACATGATGTCGATCGTCATGGCAATACGATAGTACACGTAAGACGTAATCCGCTCGAAAATGGCGCGGGCTTCGGTAATGGCGTTCACAATGGTGGACAGGCCCGGTGCGGTCAGCACCAATGCAGCCGCCGAGCGCGCGGCATCGGTCGCTCCGCTGACAGCCACGCCGCAATCAGCCTGTTTAAGGGCGGGGGCGTCGTTCACGCCATCGCCTGTCATGGCGACGATATGGCCGAGTTCCTGAAGGGCTTTGACGATTTCAAACTTATGCTCGGGGAACACGCGGCCAAACCCGTCGGAGGCTTCCACCGCGCGGGCAGTATCAAGCGGAATGTGGTTGGGGTCGGTATTTTTGGTAAAGATGTCGCTGGCTTTGCGCAGGTGTTCACCCAAGCCGAGCTGATGGGCAATTTCCGAGCCAATAGCCACATCGTCGCCTGTCACCATCTTGACCGACAGGCCCAGTTTGGTGGCTTCGGCAATGGTCTGCTTGGCGTCCGGGCGGGGCGGGTCCAGCAGGGCCAGCAGGCCCAGCAATGTCCATGTCTTGCCGCTATCGGCTGACTTGGCGACACCCAGGGCACGGGTACCATGGCTGGCCAGCTCATCCACCTTGCCAAAAAATGCAGTGGCTTCGTCAGTATGCTGGGGGCCAGAGGCGTATTCCCCCATGCCACAGAGTGCGGCAATAACCTGCGGGGCACCCTTGGCAAAGCGCAGTTCCTGCCCGTTGGCAGCCTGCACAATACCAACGGTTTTTTTGTTCACAGGGTCAAAGGGCACAAAGTCGAGCGGCTTGTAGCTGTCCAGCACTGTGGTGTTGGGCAGGGCCTTCAGCACGGCAATGTCGATGGCATCCGTGCTTTGCTTCTGGGTTGCCAGCGCTGCGCCCGTTACCAGATCATCTGCTGTGGTGGTGCCAAAGGGAATGGGCGCCTGAAGGGTCAGCTTGTTCTGGGTGAGCGTGCCTGTTTTATCGGAGCACAGGATATCGACCCCGGCCAGTTCCTCAATGGCAGACAGGCGCGAGACAATGGCTTTCTGGCGTGATAGCGCCAAAGCCCCCAGCGCCATGGTGACGGACATGACAGCAGGCATGGCAACCGGGACAGAGGCCACCAGCAGAACAAGCACGAACTGGGCAATGGCTCCGGCCTCGCTCCAATGCCAGCCAGCGCCGGACGCCAGATCACGCCAGAGCTGGGCGCCGATCAGCACCACGGCCAGGGCAGCCGCAAGGATGATCAGGAAGTCACCAATACGCAGCACGGCCTGCTCGGCATGGGACTTGCTGCCAGCAGAGGCAACCAGCTTGGCTGTGCGGCCGAAGAACGTATTGTTGCCCGTAGCGACAACAAGCCCGGTCATGGAGCCTTGGCGTGCGATGGAGCCAGAGTAGGCACCATCTCCAATACGTTTGGAAACAGGCAGGGATTCCCCTGTCAAAGCGGCCTGATCCACCGAAAGATATTTGCCAGAAACCAGCAGCAGATCGGCAGGAACAATCTCCCCTGCAGCAACGGTGACGACATCGCCCGCAACAAGGGTTGCGGCATCCACCGGCACCCAGTGGCCATCGCGACAGGCAGAGGCTTTGAGGGCTAGCCCTTTCTTTAGCGCTGCCAGAGCGTTGGCGGCCTTGTTGTCCTGCCAGAAGCCTACGGCTGCATTGTAGAGCAACAGCCCGGAAATAACGATAAAGTCTGGCCAGTCCTGCCGCAGGAAGGAAATGAGCGCAGCCAGTTCAATCATCCACGGGATTGGCCCCCAGAAATATCCCAGCAGCTTTTTCCACCGGCTTTCTTCATGGGCCTGAATGGCATTGGGGCCGTCATGCGCAAGGCGGGCTTTGGCATCGGCTGATGTCAGCCCTGTGGGGGAGCTTTTCAGATCAGCAAATTTTTTTTCTATCGCGGCACTGTCCAGTGTTGTGGACGTTGCTTTTGCTGGTGCGGTGTTGGCAGCAGGGGGCGAAGTAGCGGCAGAAACCGCAGGTGCGGCAGGGGAAGCTGGCATCATGCACTCCGTTCTGGGCACGAAAAACCGAAATCCGTGCTGAAAATGGCTGTCGCGTTCATGAGTTTTAAATAAATTGAAAGTATTTATTAAGAAATTGAACGCGTCTTCAGCATGGAAAGAGATGGAAGTGCTGGAAGTTCCCTGAATATTTAATGTGTGTAAAAGACTGTGACCGTTAACCCACACATGACCAGGGGCCGCTTGTGCTGTGTGGGTGGAGCAGTCTTCTTTTTGGTGGGGAGCACAGGGACTGTGATCAGGGTGCCGGAACGGGTGGTGTGAACGGCGGATTTTTCCCCATTGGGCTTTTCTTTATTTATTATGAGTTCTGCGTTGCTCATATGGCGTTTGCGCGCGTCACACACGCCAGAGACAAGGAATAAACCGCGCCTTCTCAGTATATTTTCCGATGGAGGAAAGGTGTCCCTTCTTTCAGGGCTGCGGCAATGACTATTTTATATCCCAAGTGTGCCCATCATAACGTGAGTGTGCACGAGGGCCGGGCGCAAAAGGCAAGAAATCGCACGGATTTAACTTGGAACCTATTGATGCGAAGCAATATGTTTTTTTGGGAATAACCGGGAACCACGTAAAACCCGCATAAATCTGCGTTTTATCGTGGTGGGTGCGACAGGGATTGAACCTGTGACCCCCGCCGTGTGAAGGCGATGCTGATATTGAACAAGCATTTGTTTTTAAACATTTATTCTTCTTCTTTGGTTGGTTGGCCCGGATATGGCACACATTTCTGGATATCTGGCCAGTCATCGTATGCCCACCATTCCCTGATCTGATCTCGGTAGTGATCTGGCATTTTCTTAGCGTAGCGTGTGACCATGGTTATGGTCTGCCAGCCGCCATCCTCCTTTAGCTTTATCAGGTCACGGTGAGCACAATAGTGCCAGGTGGCAAACGTATGGCGCAGACAATGGGGGGATAAAGCAGGAATAAATGCCTTTTTCGGCCACTTTTCCCCTTTGGGGGTCAAAACGCGCTCGTGACCTGGCAATCCGGCTCTCTTACAAGCTGCAGCCCATGCACTTTTGATCTGGCCACCCCCGGTGCGGTTTGTATCGTGATAAGCCTCTCCGACAACCCAGCGCGTTATCCCTTGCCAGTCACGCCTCTTAACGACCGGACGAAAGACTCTCCCATTGCGCCACGGTATGCCCCGTAAAGCGATGACGACAACAGTCGGCAGATCGATGTGTCGTTCATTCCCTTGCTTCTGCCATACCACAGCCCGAGCCCCTTCAAGGTCAACGTCCTGCCATTCCAACTCAAGCGCCTCTGACATTCGAGCGCCGGTCGCTATTAGAAAGACGAGTAGGGGGCGGATATGTGGGGCTGCCTCATTAACAAGTGCAGTGGCTTCTTCTGGGCGCAGGAACTGCATACGGACGTGCTCGACTTTCGGGCGCTCAAAGGCTGGCTTGTCGCACCAGCCACGTACCGCAGAGAACTCAAGAATTGCCCGCAATGGTGTCAGTATGGCTCTGATTTTTGTGGCGGCCTTTGCTTCTGACCCCGCAGTCAATATCTTTCGATATGCTTCATCCAGATCCTGTTGTTTTATGGAGGCGACCTTTCTCCCGCTGAAGTGACCAAGTAGCCTTTCGATATGGGTAACGGTTGTGTTGCTTCTTAACTCTGCAGCAAGATAGGCTGTAGCAGCTCGGTCAAATGTTATGACCGCGCGCTTGCCATAGACCGATTCCTGCCATAACTCCGCTTCTCTCTTTGCTCTGAAAGCCTCCGCCTGCTTTGGGCTATGAGTTCCTGTGCTTTCATATATGCTTTGTCCGCCGACGGTTCCGCGCACGTAGAGCGTGTCACGTCCTTTGCGCTTGACGACTTTGAGCGACATTCTAGGCTTTCCAGTAGGCGAGGGTAATCTTCAGCACGAACGACCAGCTTGCGGCCAATCCGCCGGTGTGTTGGCTGTCCGTTAAACTCGGGATGTTCGCGTAAATGCTGGAGCAGGTAGGTTCGCCCAACAACACCTCGCAACAGCTCCAGAACCTCCGGCAGCGTCATAAGGTCAGGTAGAACCTCACCCATCCACCCCTTCCTTCCCCGGAATAGGTCGGTCGTTGCGTACCTCTGGGATGGCTATGGTTTCGGGGGCGGCCAGCGGCTCTCTTTCTGGAAAGTCAGAAATAGGTTGCCAGCCCAAGAACCACTCGCCAGGCATGCCGCCGTATCCGACGGGTGCGGCAACAGACCAACCCATATCGAAGCCATCATCCAGAATACCCTCATGCTGAATGACAACATGACGACCATTCCATCCAGAGCGATTGCTGCTTTCAGGGTAAATGTCAGGACCCGTTTTGGCGAGAATGGGAGTACGGCCTTTGGGGGCTTCGCTCATCGGCCTCCAAGCCGCCGCGTCTGCTGCTGCCAGTGCTTTGCCGACTTCCTCAAGGAGATATTCACGCGCACCGCTGAAGGCATCAACTTTATCTCCGAACAACGCCCGTGCAGCCGCTTCAGTTCTTGGGTCAGTCATGCCTTCACCCTCAAAGCAGTTTCCTTCAAAGCATCACTTATCCGCAAAGCCTGATCACGACTGAGCAACATTTCAGTATTCCCAACATCCAGAACAACCCATTTCTGTTCCCGTGTTTTAATTCTTAGGGTTGCCTGTTCGTGAGGAAGATTTGGGGTTTCATCCACGTGCGTTCTCCAATCCCTTCACAAATTCCAGCGCGGCCCGATAGTCCATGTGATCGACGGGCTCGCCGTCACTGATCCGATAGATCAGACCGTGCCCTTTGAATTTCCGGGTTATGTCGTGAGCGTAACCCATTCGGTTTAGCCTCTGATTGAGGCTCATGTTTTCTAAGTCAGGCATCACCCCACATCCTGCGCTGCGTCGATGGCTTCGCGTAGGTCATAACTGGACGCGATTTTATCGCCCATGCAGTTGTTGACTACGCGCAAAGGCCTCTCGCCTAGTCCGTGGTTTTCAAACTGGCACTGATTATCAGCCAACCAATCCAACCGCTCACTATCCCGCCCAATCTCCGCCCGCACGCGCTGTTCTGCCCGGCGTTCGGCTTCGAGGATCATGTCTCCGGCCTCGCGCAGATGACCGTCATCATAATGCAGCGGGTAAGCCAATCGGACGGCCAGTTCTAGCGTCTGCTCCTCTCTCGTCCTCATACCACGTCTCCTAGGTTGCGGATTGCTTTGGCTCACTCAGCCGCGCTGAGCCTGCGCTGGATGCAATTTTCCCGGGCAAACCCGTTAGGCTCCTTTTCATGTTCGAGATAATATTTATCACTTACACGTTGCGCTTCCTTAGCAGCACGCTCCCGCTCCCCCGCCAGCATCTCGGCTATTTGCGTGGGGGGGATGATGGGGCCGATGTAGCGATATTCAGGCACGCGGTATGCGACTTCATCCAGCGTCAAGTAGTAACGCTTCTCGGAATCCCACCAGTATTTGTTGGCGGCGTCCCACCATTTTACTTGCTGTATCGTTAAACCTATTGCGTGCCACCCATCCCGCTCAGGAAACATCGGCACGCCGGGCCGCTCTGGGTTGGGCCAGTTGTTTTTATTCATGCTGGTGACCCTTTACGAACAGGGAAAGGTTCAGCCTTCCCTTGTTGCGCAACGCTATAAGCGATGTATGAGGCAGCCGTAAAACCATCCTCACCCATGAAACAACAGCGGACAGCCAGCCCTAATTTCAGAAGATCATCACGGGCAGATTTACTGATAACATTCCCATCATATACAGGGCCTTGGTATAGCAATTGCTTAAGCTGCTCTCTATGCGCAGCAGGTAACGCGTCCCAAACGACAGACCCATAGGAAAAATATCCTTCGTCCGTTTCCATTTTCGACAAAGCTTCTTTAGCTTGATCGGCCCATTTTATACGCTCGGGGTTAGGCCAGTTTGTGGGGGTGGTCATGCTGCAGCTCCTTCGGCGCGAAGGTGGAAATAAAGACGAGCGCAGGCGCGAACATCGACAAGCGCATCATGTGCTCCCTCAAGCTTTTCCCCAAAGAAGTGCTTGATGCACTCCTCCAGCTTGGGTGCTTTGGGTTTGTTGATGCCTGCAGCAATCATCCTTGGTGTCGGCGGCAGGTTTACGATTGGTGCGGAAGCTTCCATCGTGTCGAAGGCCGGGCTATCCAGCTTCCAACCGCGACCCAGGCGCTCGAACATGATGTTGATAATCTGGCGGTCAAACTTCTCGTTGTGGGCAATTAGTAGGTCAGCCTTACGGCTTAGGTCATAGAAAGCTGCAGCAACAACAGCCTCTCTGATGCCAATTGCCTTAGCTTTCTCGGTGGTGATGCCGTGTACAGCCGCAGCCTCTGTCGGGATGGCCCAGCCATCCGGATGCACAACTAGATTAACGCAGGATTGTTCGTTTCCAGAACTGTCAGTCAACAGTGCAGCAAGCTGCACACAGCGTGGCTGGCGGTCAGAATTGAGTGGGGCGAACCGGTCTGGAAGGCCGGTTGTTTCTGTGTCGTAGAAGAGGATCATGCTGGCACCTCATCAACCGGTGCGGCCGCGTGCTCCTGCGCGAACTCGGCACGCTTGGCGGCAATCATGTCCTTCACATCGGATTGCACGTCTTCGGGGATAGGGCGCCCGGCCTGCTCAGCAGCAACAAGAGTACGCTGCCATGTCTGCCAGAGTACATCGGCGCAGGTCGCATCTGTGCAGCCAGCAAGGCGGCCTTTGAATATGGCGCGGTGGTCTATGGGTCTTGGCTCGGCGATGCGCTCTTGGCGTGGTGTTATGTCAATGGTTTCGGCAGGGATGTCGGAAGCCTCATCGGCGCTGATAAGGCCGCGCAACACATCTGGGAAAGCATCACGTAAAGCAAATCCTCTGGCGCGCATCTGGAGCATCCGGCGCGGATATTGCTGCCATGGGCCTTGTTTGGACCAAAGGGAGGCTTTCTTGGCGTCTGCTATGCTGAACTCACCACGCACTTCATCGCCATCTTTGCGCCGAACTATGCAGACGGCCTGAAAGTTATCGCCTTCGCCCTCAAAAAACTCCTTTACCGACCCGCAAAGCCCAGACCCGCGTACCAACGCAAGCATAGCATCGCCCCAAATGCTCGGGCGTCCGTTGATGACGGCTATGTTCTGGATAGCCTGCATAGGGGCCAAGCCAAGTTCTGAACCCATCTGCACAGCAATCATGATGTTTTCAGGCTTACCGCGGTAATCCTTGGGCATCAGGTCGGATGCGGCCGCCATATTGGCAAAGCTCATCAACTCCTGAAAAGTCGTTGGCTGCAAAACAGATGAATGGGTTGTCAGGGAATTACTCATATCAACCATCCTTACGGGCGCTAACGACCAGAACGGGTGCGCCGCCATTGGTTAAGGAAACACCGGGAAGGCTTTTCTTCCGGGCAAGTTTTTTCATTTCGTTGGTCTGGAACTTGTCAGGCTGGGGCTGCCAGAGTTCCGGATGCGCAGCCTTCAATGCTTTTTCATCAGTCACGAAAGGTTCTGGCGGCTTATCGCGGAGGCTGGCCTTCCAATTTTCTGAATGGAACCCAGTCACGCCATCGCTTGCCATACGCTGCGCCAGATCTGGACGAAGAAGCTGAGCCGCCTGCTTGCCTTTGCTCTCCAGCTCTTCTGCTGCGCCGATAAGCTCCAGCAAACATGCGTCAGTATTGGCCCCATCTTCACGGATAGCCGTAATGAAGTGGCTCCATGCCGCTATGGCAGGGCGCAATACATCCGCGTGGATGCGGTTGGCGGCAGTGAGAAGGGGATCGCTCACGCCACCACCTCCTGAGCCTTCATAAGCTCTGCATCAAACACCAGGGCACGGGGAGGGCGCGTGCTGGAGTCCAGTTTTTCCCCTAGGTCACGCAGGAAGTATGCGTTGCCTGAGGTCATGTTCTGCTCTCTCAGGCACAGCGCTGCCGTTACGACAATATTTGTCAGATGTTCTTTTTGCTGTTCGGTGAGCATCACGCCGCAGCCTCCAGCTCATCGTGTTTCTGATCAGCCTGGGTAAACGGTAAAAGGTCATGTTCCTGCTGGACCTTCTCCCAAATATCATTCACGTAGCTGACAAGCGTTTCCACGCTTTCGTTCAGCCACCGCACCTGCTCTTCGCGGATTGCGTCGTCAGGGAACGCCTTTGTTTCAAAGCCTTTCCGTGTGCGCTCCAGTTCTGCGCATCGGGCCTCCAGG
It includes:
- a CDS encoding polyphosphate kinase 2 family protein, with amino-acid sequence MDLRHSLVVKPGSRIKLKHLDAASTGTCKSSTEAEQETAKNRIHLGELQQKLYGEKKHALLIVLQGIDAAGKDGICWHVMQAMNPQGTYVHGFKQPTEEEKLHDFLWRIHPHTPGLGQIGVFNRSHYEDVLVVRVHDLVPKKVWSKRYDLINDYEKMLTAHNVTILKFFLYISPEEQLERFRQRLDDPARQWKISESDYKERALWDQYLEAFEDMLEKCSTKDAPWYVIPSNHKWFRNLAVSNIIRKTLEDMNMHLPAPMVDLEKIRQEYHSAKTDPV
- a CDS encoding plasma-membrane proton-efflux P-type ATPase, producing the protein MMPASPAAPAVSAATSPPAANTAPAKATSTTLDSAAIEKKFADLKSSPTGLTSADAKARLAHDGPNAIQAHEESRWKKLLGYFWGPIPWMIELAALISFLRQDWPDFIVISGLLLYNAAVGFWQDNKAANALAALKKGLALKASACRDGHWVPVDAATLVAGDVVTVAAGEIVPADLLLVSGKYLSVDQAALTGESLPVSKRIGDGAYSGSIARQGSMTGLVVATGNNTFFGRTAKLVASAGSKSHAEQAVLRIGDFLIILAAALAVVLIGAQLWRDLASGAGWHWSEAGAIAQFVLVLLVASVPVAMPAVMSVTMALGALALSRQKAIVSRLSAIEELAGVDILCSDKTGTLTQNKLTLQAPIPFGTTTADDLVTGAALATQKQSTDAIDIAVLKALPNTTVLDSYKPLDFVPFDPVNKKTVGIVQAANGQELRFAKGAPQVIAALCGMGEYASGPQHTDEATAFFGKVDELASHGTRALGVAKSADSGKTWTLLGLLALLDPPRPDAKQTIAEATKLGLSVKMVTGDDVAIGSEIAHQLGLGEHLRKASDIFTKNTDPNHIPLDTARAVEASDGFGRVFPEHKFEIVKALQELGHIVAMTGDGVNDAPALKQADCGVAVSGATDAARSAAALVLTAPGLSTIVNAITEARAIFERITSYVYYRIAMTIDIMFVVVLSYLVFGFQPLTAIMIVVLALLDDIPIMTIAYDNVRTAATPVRWNMHRIISFSSIMGLAALAQSFGLILLGIYWMHSPDLMQIIPLNPHHLQTMLFLQLAAGGHLLLFVVRTRTTLFRPPFPSLPLLLAVLGTQIVAVLLCAYGILVPALSWPLIGMVWAYVLVWMVVMDGVKLLYNAAMTRREKNSTALTRPIAQS
- a CDS encoding tyrosine-type recombinase/integrase, translated to MSLKVVKRKGRDTLYVRGTVGGQSIYESTGTHSPKQAEAFRAKREAELWQESVYGKRAVITFDRAATAYLAAELRSNTTVTHIERLLGHFSGRKVASIKQQDLDEAYRKILTAGSEAKAATKIRAILTPLRAILEFSAVRGWCDKPAFERPKVEHVRMQFLRPEEATALVNEAAPHIRPLLVFLIATGARMSEALELEWQDVDLEGARAVVWQKQGNERHIDLPTVVVIALRGIPWRNGRVFRPVVKRRDWQGITRWVVGEAYHDTNRTGGGQIKSAWAAACKRAGLPGHERVLTPKGEKWPKKAFIPALSPHCLRHTFATWHYCAHRDLIKLKEDGGWQTITMVTRYAKKMPDHYRDQIREWWAYDDWPDIQKCVPYPGQPTKEEE
- a CDS encoding 3'-5' exonuclease, giving the protein MILFYDTETTGLPDRFAPLNSDRQPRCVQLAALLTDSSGNEQSCVNLVVHPDGWAIPTEAAAVHGITTEKAKAIGIREAVVAAAFYDLSRKADLLIAHNEKFDRQIINIMFERLGRGWKLDSPAFDTMEASAPIVNLPPTPRMIAAGINKPKAPKLEECIKHFFGEKLEGAHDALVDVRACARLYFHLRAEGAAA
- a CDS encoding recombinase RecT, with the protein product MSNSLTTHSSVLQPTTFQELMSFANMAAASDLMPKDYRGKPENIMIAVQMGSELGLAPMQAIQNIAVINGRPSIWGDAMLALVRGSGLCGSVKEFFEGEGDNFQAVCIVRRKDGDEVRGEFSIADAKKASLWSKQGPWQQYPRRMLQMRARGFALRDAFPDVLRGLISADEASDIPAETIDITPRQERIAEPRPIDHRAIFKGRLAGCTDATCADVLWQTWQRTLVAAEQAGRPIPEDVQSDVKDMIAAKRAEFAQEHAAAPVDEVPA